In a single window of the Pedococcus dokdonensis genome:
- a CDS encoding patatin-like phospholipase domain-containing protein, with the protein MTTTETTSHVPTAEDERRRARAEIEELSHAAYDVAAAPPTTAGPPTECDVIMKGGITSGVVYPLTICRLATKYRLKSIGGTSAGAIAAVVAAAAEYRRQHDSEAPAEGYQALAVLPLDVSKRLATLFQPHPETEPIFGVLLAALGPGKVRAAVVALVRERLWWFLGGLLLVLVVAAPALLLNGIPGDEGWGRFTLALILPVLLGLVVGVVAALVGFALKAVKVLPRHDFGLTDGATHSGNADEPALTEWLNRTVNDVAGLPKGRCLTLGDLWGSAGLAAWQAYAAATPTTQRPIGEVRRKRAIDLETMTTNLTIRRPFRMPFRQQVFLFDRDEMLGLFPRDVVDTMVAGLPPSTHLHPKTKQPLFYFPGPGAPEKGERRPGPEALPLVVMARMSLSFPGLIAAVPLYAVDYNGDQSVVRHLFSDGGISSNFPMHFFDSLLPTRPTFGINLASPHPQHPEMTWLSAAAEGGVIPRAQPFTTVPGFVQALRDSVQNWSDNTQVTQRGYAERVVEIRLRKGEGGFNLEMPDDVIMALAGRGAEAGEKLLGFQWDPHRVIRYRNAMTRLSEVLEGFEVAWDARDYGGLVEDYPTSGAPGTSYMDGKAWREKDLAATKALLDLVEEWEQADWPSLRQDRPSPAPAIRMAPE; encoded by the coding sequence ATGACCACTACGGAGACGACCTCGCACGTCCCCACCGCCGAGGACGAGCGGCGCCGGGCCAGGGCAGAGATCGAGGAGCTCAGCCACGCGGCATACGACGTCGCGGCGGCGCCGCCCACCACAGCCGGGCCACCCACGGAGTGCGACGTGATCATGAAGGGTGGGATCACGTCGGGGGTGGTCTACCCGCTGACCATCTGCCGGCTGGCGACGAAGTACCGGCTCAAGAGCATCGGGGGCACGTCGGCGGGGGCGATCGCGGCGGTGGTCGCAGCCGCCGCGGAGTACCGCCGCCAGCACGACTCCGAAGCGCCGGCCGAGGGCTACCAGGCACTGGCGGTGCTGCCGCTCGACGTGTCGAAGCGTCTGGCCACCCTGTTCCAGCCGCACCCCGAGACCGAGCCCATCTTCGGGGTGCTGCTCGCGGCGCTCGGCCCCGGCAAGGTGCGGGCCGCAGTGGTCGCGCTGGTCAGGGAGCGGCTCTGGTGGTTCCTGGGCGGGCTGCTCCTCGTGCTCGTGGTGGCGGCGCCGGCGTTGCTGCTCAACGGAATCCCGGGCGACGAGGGTTGGGGGCGGTTCACCCTCGCGCTGATCCTGCCTGTCCTGCTGGGGCTGGTCGTCGGCGTCGTGGCCGCGCTCGTCGGCTTCGCCCTCAAGGCGGTGAAGGTCCTTCCCCGTCACGACTTCGGCCTCACCGACGGCGCCACGCACTCGGGCAACGCCGACGAGCCGGCCCTCACCGAGTGGCTCAACCGCACGGTCAACGACGTGGCGGGGCTCCCCAAGGGCCGGTGCCTGACCCTGGGCGACCTGTGGGGCTCGGCCGGGCTGGCAGCGTGGCAGGCGTATGCCGCCGCGACACCGACCACACAGCGCCCCATCGGTGAGGTGCGCCGCAAGCGGGCCATCGACCTCGAGACGATGACGACGAACCTCACCATCCGTCGACCGTTCCGGATGCCGTTCCGCCAGCAGGTCTTCCTGTTCGACCGCGACGAGATGCTCGGCCTCTTCCCGCGCGACGTCGTCGACACGATGGTGGCCGGCCTGCCGCCATCGACGCACCTGCACCCGAAGACCAAGCAGCCGCTCTTCTACTTCCCCGGACCGGGTGCTCCGGAGAAGGGCGAGCGCAGGCCCGGTCCGGAGGCGCTGCCACTCGTGGTGATGGCGCGGATGAGCCTCAGCTTCCCCGGCCTGATCGCCGCCGTGCCGCTGTATGCCGTGGACTACAACGGCGACCAGTCGGTGGTGCGACACCTCTTCTCCGACGGCGGCATCAGCAGCAACTTCCCGATGCACTTCTTCGACTCGCTCCTGCCCACCCGCCCGACCTTCGGCATCAACCTGGCTTCACCGCACCCGCAGCACCCCGAGATGACCTGGCTGTCCGCGGCGGCCGAGGGCGGCGTCATACCTCGCGCGCAGCCGTTCACCACGGTGCCGGGCTTCGTGCAGGCCCTGCGCGACAGCGTGCAGAACTGGTCGGACAACACCCAGGTCACCCAACGCGGGTATGCCGAGCGCGTCGTCGAGATCCGGCTGCGCAAGGGCGAGGGCGGCTTCAACCTGGAGATGCCCGACGACGTGATCATGGCCCTCGCGGGTCGCGGCGCCGAGGCGGGCGAGAAGCTGCTCGGCTTCCAGTGGGACCCGCACCGGGTGATCCGCTACCGCAACGCCATGACGCGTCTCTCCGAGGTGCTGGAGGGTTTCGAGGTGGCGTGGGACGCGCGCGACTACGGCGGCCTGGTGGAGGACTACCCGACCAGCGGCGCGCCCGGCACCTCGTACATGGACGGCAAGGCCTGGCGGGAGAAGGACCTCGCCGCCACCAAGGCACTGCTCGACCTCGTCGAGGAGTGGGAGCAGGCGGACTGGCCGTCGCTGCGCCAGGACCGGCCCTCCCCCGCTCCGGCGATCAGGATGGCGCCGGAGTAG
- a CDS encoding TetR/AcrR family transcriptional regulator has product MLGAPTRDRVAERRQATRAEILAAAWDVAHEKGIAALTLKDVADRVGMRAPSLYSHFASKNAIYDAMFGQAWQGCLDAMQAVADAGLPKDPRKALTVMGRAYFDYAVADQSRNQLMNVRISADFQPSEEAYLPSLAVWELAQENFARIGLSAEDDLDLFSAVVGGLVDAQLANDPGGDRYARQLDRALGMLADHFGL; this is encoded by the coding sequence ATGTTAGGCGCACCTACCCGCGATAGGGTCGCGGAACGTCGTCAGGCGACCCGGGCCGAGATCCTCGCCGCCGCCTGGGACGTGGCGCACGAGAAGGGCATCGCTGCTCTGACCCTGAAGGATGTCGCCGACCGCGTCGGGATGCGTGCGCCTTCGCTCTACTCCCACTTCGCCTCGAAGAACGCGATCTACGACGCCATGTTCGGTCAGGCGTGGCAGGGATGTCTCGACGCCATGCAGGCGGTCGCTGACGCAGGTCTCCCGAAGGATCCGCGGAAAGCGCTGACGGTGATGGGTCGCGCCTACTTCGACTACGCCGTCGCCGACCAGTCCCGCAACCAGCTGATGAACGTGCGGATCAGCGCGGACTTCCAGCCGAGCGAGGAGGCCTACCTGCCGTCGCTCGCAGTGTGGGAGCTGGCCCAGGAGAACTTCGCCAGGATCGGGCTGTCCGCCGAGGACGACCTCGACCTCTTCTCCGCGGTCGTCGGCGGACTCGTCGACGCACAGCTGGCCAACGACCCGGGGGGCGACCGTTACGCGCGGCAGCTCGACCGCGCCCTCGGCATGCTCGCCGACCACTTCGGACTCTGA
- a CDS encoding maleylpyruvate isomerase family mycothiol-dependent enzyme yields MATTTARKEAVHDSRFDHDTAIRLAAEEYSRFARVLDDLDDDDWRAPTSCPGWTVRDMVGHTLGMAELAASLPEMARQMLLATRAAKRSGRPQIDELTDLQVRKHQQLSVPDLVAAVHRIGSEAAAGRRRRPAFLRSRTIVDQGPDGASPESWTVGFLTDTILTRDPWMHRSDIAQALERPMELTPDHDGILVADVVTEWAVRHGQPFDLTLTGPVGGRWSSGTTGESITMDAELFCRTLSGRTPGTGLMATFVPF; encoded by the coding sequence ATGGCCACGACCACCGCACGCAAGGAGGCCGTCCACGACAGCCGGTTCGACCACGACACCGCCATCAGGCTTGCGGCCGAGGAGTACTCCCGGTTCGCCCGCGTCCTCGACGATCTGGACGACGACGACTGGCGGGCACCCACCAGCTGTCCGGGCTGGACGGTCCGAGACATGGTGGGGCACACGCTCGGGATGGCCGAGCTCGCCGCGTCGCTGCCCGAGATGGCGCGCCAGATGCTTCTCGCCACCCGCGCAGCGAAGCGCTCCGGGCGCCCACAGATCGACGAGCTCACCGACCTCCAGGTGCGCAAGCACCAGCAGCTGAGCGTGCCGGATCTCGTTGCAGCCGTTCACCGGATCGGGTCCGAGGCAGCCGCGGGGCGTCGCCGTCGCCCGGCGTTCCTGCGGTCGAGGACGATCGTCGACCAGGGTCCTGACGGCGCGAGCCCGGAGTCCTGGACCGTCGGTTTCTTGACCGACACGATCCTGACCCGCGACCCCTGGATGCACCGCAGTGACATCGCCCAGGCGCTGGAACGTCCGATGGAGCTCACCCCCGACCACGACGGCATACTCGTCGCCGACGTCGTCACCGAGTGGGCTGTGCGGCACGGGCAGCCCTTCGACCTCACCCTGACCGGGCCGGTTGGCGGCCGGTGGTCGTCCGGGACCACCGGCGAGTCGATCACGATGGATGCCGAGCTGTTCTGCCGGACGTTGTCCGGGCGAACCCCCGGCACCGGGCTGATGGCGACCTTCGTGCCGTTCTGA
- a CDS encoding SRPBCC family protein, translating into MKPIEFEITREVRAPIEEVFARLVDIEGHNDWMAHRGSMLKRTRQTSPGEAGVGTTYVDQTRQGAMPGEIAVLERPYEIVYHWWQKSRAGKVKFEGWPSYNLESSTDGGTVVRHHAKMLAYGVWGLGAPMFRRMALKERTTTLEALKASFEQESR; encoded by the coding sequence ATGAAGCCGATCGAGTTCGAGATCACGCGCGAGGTCCGTGCCCCGATCGAGGAGGTCTTCGCCCGACTCGTCGACATCGAGGGCCACAACGACTGGATGGCCCATCGCGGCAGCATGCTCAAACGCACCCGGCAGACCTCGCCGGGAGAAGCCGGAGTCGGCACGACCTATGTCGACCAGACGCGGCAGGGTGCGATGCCGGGCGAGATCGCGGTGCTGGAGCGCCCCTACGAGATCGTCTACCACTGGTGGCAGAAGTCCCGAGCGGGGAAGGTCAAGTTCGAGGGTTGGCCGAGCTACAACCTGGAGTCCAGCACCGACGGTGGGACGGTGGTCCGCCACCACGCCAAGATGTTGGCGTATGGCGTGTGGGGGCTGGGCGCACCGATGTTTCGTCGCATGGCGCTCAAGGAACGCACCACGACCCTCGAGGCCCTCAAGGCGTCCTTCGAGCAGGAATCACGCTGA
- a CDS encoding DUF6326 family protein: MSHTSTSTARTAAARMTAAGDSARTTAAGDSAARTLDDPRLPVRVKLAAAWTSVMFLYAYVDIIAFFKPGVVDTILDGKVWEFDATQTLLTTIIALMAIPTFMIVLSTTLPARASRLTNLVVASVQIPYAAFNLAGGTWPFYYGLGVVLEVGLLVLILRMAATWPKAA; the protein is encoded by the coding sequence ATGAGTCACACCAGCACCAGCACCGCCCGCACCGCCGCCGCCCGCATGACTGCCGCGGGCGATTCCGCCCGCACGACGGCCGCGGGCGATTCCGCCGCCCGCACCCTGGACGACCCGCGCCTCCCGGTGAGGGTCAAGCTCGCGGCAGCCTGGACGAGCGTCATGTTCCTGTACGCGTACGTCGACATCATCGCCTTCTTCAAGCCCGGCGTCGTCGACACCATCCTCGACGGCAAGGTGTGGGAGTTCGATGCCACCCAGACCCTGTTGACGACCATCATCGCCCTCATGGCGATCCCGACCTTCATGATCGTGCTGTCGACCACGTTGCCTGCGCGGGCATCTCGCCTCACGAACCTCGTTGTGGCCTCGGTGCAGATCCCGTATGCCGCGTTCAACCTGGCGGGCGGGACGTGGCCGTTCTACTACGGTCTGGGCGTCGTCCTGGAGGTCGGCCTGCTCGTCCTCATCCTGCGGATGGCAGCGACCTGGCCGAAGGCTGCCTAG
- a CDS encoding sensor histidine kinase: MVAVLSSVWEEPRPPDAPPIGRLDQLLAGGFAVAALVEGIVRPGLDWRPLVTVLALVLVPALSWRRQRPLTAAALGWGVAGILSALQLTANTGDLGLYSMAAVLVLLYSLARWGSGREVVAGLAFVTVVVALGMYAASAGWAELFGGVVLLLLVVALAAAFRYRADVSRRRQREIRNDERLSLARDLHDTVAHHVSAIAVQAQAGGVVAAAQPERAAEVLAAIEIEASRTLAEMRSMVRVLREEDAVDFAPQPGVADLPALARAHPSPTVEVVVDGSQHPLPGPVDAAIYRIAQESLTNAVRHARSATSVAIDVCREAGSVRLRVSDDGRTEPGPGPARGFGLRGMAERAELLGGSFSAGPGPDGGWVVEAVLPVEALS; this comes from the coding sequence GTGGTCGCTGTCCTGAGCTCGGTCTGGGAGGAGCCCAGGCCGCCCGACGCTCCGCCCATCGGTCGACTCGACCAGCTGCTGGCCGGCGGATTCGCTGTCGCAGCACTGGTGGAGGGCATCGTCCGGCCGGGCTTGGACTGGCGACCCCTGGTCACGGTGCTCGCCCTCGTGCTGGTGCCCGCGCTGTCGTGGCGTCGACAGCGTCCCCTGACAGCCGCCGCGCTCGGGTGGGGTGTCGCCGGGATACTCTCGGCACTCCAGCTCACGGCGAACACCGGTGACCTCGGCCTCTACTCCATGGCTGCCGTCCTGGTCCTCCTCTACTCGTTGGCGCGATGGGGGTCGGGCCGGGAGGTGGTCGCGGGCCTCGCGTTCGTGACGGTGGTCGTGGCGCTCGGGATGTATGCGGCATCCGCGGGCTGGGCCGAGCTGTTCGGCGGGGTCGTCCTCCTGCTGCTGGTCGTCGCCCTCGCGGCGGCGTTCCGCTACCGCGCTGACGTCTCGCGTCGCCGCCAGCGCGAGATCCGCAATGACGAGCGACTGTCGCTCGCCCGCGACCTGCACGACACCGTCGCCCACCACGTCTCCGCGATCGCCGTGCAGGCACAGGCCGGTGGAGTGGTCGCCGCCGCGCAGCCCGAGAGGGCCGCCGAGGTCCTCGCCGCGATCGAGATCGAGGCGTCGCGGACCCTGGCGGAGATGAGGTCGATGGTGCGGGTGCTGCGTGAGGAGGATGCCGTCGACTTCGCACCACAGCCGGGCGTGGCCGACCTTCCCGCGCTGGCGCGAGCCCACCCCTCTCCCACCGTGGAGGTGGTCGTGGACGGTTCACAGCACCCGTTGCCCGGACCCGTGGACGCCGCGATCTACCGGATTGCCCAGGAGTCGCTGACCAACGCCGTGCGCCACGCCCGGAGCGCGACCAGTGTCGCCATCGACGTATGCCGTGAGGCTGGCTCCGTGCGGCTGCGTGTCAGTGACGACGGACGGACCGAGCCGGGGCCTGGACCGGCGCGCGGGTTCGGCTTGCGGGGCATGGCCGAACGGGCCGAGCTCCTGGGTGGGTCCTTCTCCGCCGGACCGGGGCCCGACGGTGGCTGGGTGGTCGAGGCCGTCCTGCCCGTGGAAGCCTTGTCATGA
- a CDS encoding response regulator: MTIRVVVADDQDLVRTGLVMILGAQPDLEVVGEAADGLEALALATRLRPDVLLVDIRMPGLDGVEVTRRLAGPDVPDPMAVVVITTFDLDEYVLGALRAGARGFLLKDAGPALLVQAIHAAAEGDALIAPNVTRRLLATFADQTPTTPVQPVVPLTEREEEVLALVARGRTNAEIATELFVGLSTVKSHVASLMAKLGARNRVEIAMWAYDTKRVRAG; encoded by the coding sequence ATGACCATTCGGGTCGTGGTGGCCGACGACCAGGACCTCGTGCGGACCGGGCTGGTGATGATCCTCGGCGCCCAACCCGACCTGGAGGTCGTCGGCGAGGCTGCCGACGGGCTCGAGGCGCTCGCCCTGGCAACCCGGCTGCGTCCCGACGTCCTCCTCGTCGACATCCGCATGCCGGGCCTCGACGGGGTCGAGGTGACCCGACGGCTGGCCGGGCCGGACGTGCCGGACCCGATGGCGGTCGTCGTCATCACCACCTTCGACCTCGACGAGTACGTCCTGGGTGCGCTGCGAGCTGGCGCGCGCGGCTTCCTGCTGAAGGACGCCGGGCCGGCTCTTCTCGTCCAGGCCATCCACGCAGCGGCCGAGGGAGACGCACTGATCGCCCCCAACGTCACCCGCCGGCTGCTCGCGACCTTCGCCGACCAGACACCGACCACGCCGGTCCAGCCCGTCGTCCCGCTGACCGAGCGCGAGGAGGAGGTTCTCGCGCTCGTCGCCCGGGGCAGGACCAACGCCGAGATCGCCACCGAGCTCTTCGTGGGCCTCAGCACGGTCAAGAGCCACGTCGCGTCCCTGATGGCCAAGCTCGGTGCCCGCAACCGCGTCGAGATCGCGATGTGGGCCTACGACACCAAGCGGGTCCGAGCTGGCTAG
- the tsaD gene encoding tRNA (adenosine(37)-N6)-threonylcarbamoyltransferase complex transferase subunit TsaD: MSADQPLVLGLETSCDETGVGIVRGETLLVDAIASSVDEHARFGGVVPEVASRAHLEAMVPTIERATREAGVKLSDLDAIAVTSGPGLAGALMVGVAAAKSLAVALGKPLYGVNHLASHVAVDIVEHGPLPEPTLAMLVSGGHSSLLLVPDVTHDIQSLGSTIDDAAGEAFDKVARVLGLPFPGGPHIDRMAREGDRVAIDFPRGLTTGRDMERHRFDFSFSGLKTAVARWVQAREASGEPVPVADVAASFQEAVTDVLTRKAILACKEHGVSNLQIGGGVAANSRLRAMAQERCDDAGITLRVPRPGLCTDNGAMVASLGAQMVLKGRTPSELGLPADSSMPVTLVQA; the protein is encoded by the coding sequence ATGAGTGCGGACCAGCCGCTCGTGCTCGGTCTCGAGACGTCGTGCGACGAGACCGGTGTCGGGATCGTGCGCGGCGAGACGCTGCTGGTCGACGCGATCGCGAGCAGCGTCGACGAGCACGCCCGTTTTGGCGGCGTTGTGCCCGAGGTGGCCAGCCGTGCGCACCTCGAGGCGATGGTGCCGACGATCGAGCGGGCGACCCGCGAGGCCGGCGTCAAGCTCTCCGACCTCGACGCGATCGCGGTGACGTCCGGGCCGGGCTTGGCCGGCGCGTTGATGGTCGGTGTCGCCGCCGCGAAGTCGCTGGCGGTTGCCCTCGGCAAGCCGCTGTATGGCGTGAACCACCTGGCGTCGCACGTCGCCGTCGACATCGTCGAGCACGGGCCGCTGCCGGAGCCGACGCTGGCGATGCTGGTGTCGGGTGGGCACTCGTCGCTGCTGCTGGTGCCCGACGTCACGCACGACATCCAGTCGCTGGGGTCGACGATCGACGACGCGGCGGGGGAGGCGTTCGACAAGGTGGCGCGAGTGCTGGGGCTGCCGTTCCCCGGGGGGCCGCACATCGACCGCATGGCGCGTGAGGGGGACCGGGTGGCGATCGACTTCCCGCGCGGGCTGACCACCGGGCGCGACATGGAGCGCCACCGGTTCGACTTCTCGTTCTCCGGTCTGAAGACCGCGGTGGCGCGCTGGGTGCAGGCGCGCGAGGCGTCGGGCGAGCCGGTGCCGGTCGCGGACGTGGCTGCGTCGTTCCAGGAGGCGGTCACGGATGTGTTGACCCGCAAGGCGATCCTGGCCTGCAAGGAGCACGGCGTCAGCAACCTGCAGATCGGTGGTGGCGTCGCCGCGAACAGCCGACTCCGCGCGATGGCCCAGGAACGTTGCGACGACGCCGGCATCACCCTGCGCGTCCCGCGGCCCGGGCTCTGCACCGACAACGGTGCGATGGTCGCCTCGCTCGGCGCCCAGATGGTGCTGAAGGGACGCACTCCCTCCGAACTCGGACTCCCCGCCGACTCCTCGATGCCCGTCACCCTCGTCCAGGCGTAG
- the rimI gene encoding ribosomal protein S18-alanine N-acetyltransferase — translation MSATMTLRDLRWTDVDAVVALETSLFPDDAWTAASVWAELAARPRRSYVVVESSDGELAGYGGVDLGGEVADIMTMAVAPHAQGHGLGRRLLDELVARAVADHAAYLMLEVRADNGPARKLYDSTGFETISVRKRYYQPGDVDAIIMRLKLQEVGR, via the coding sequence ATGAGCGCAACGATGACCCTGCGCGACCTGCGGTGGACCGACGTCGACGCAGTCGTCGCACTGGAGACCTCCCTGTTCCCCGACGACGCTTGGACAGCCGCCTCGGTCTGGGCCGAGCTGGCGGCCCGTCCGCGCCGTTCCTACGTGGTCGTGGAGTCTTCCGATGGCGAGCTCGCTGGTTATGGGGGAGTGGACCTGGGCGGCGAGGTCGCCGACATCATGACGATGGCCGTCGCGCCGCACGCGCAGGGCCACGGTCTGGGTCGCCGGCTGCTCGACGAGCTCGTGGCGCGCGCGGTCGCCGACCACGCGGCATACCTCATGCTCGAGGTGCGGGCGGACAACGGTCCGGCGCGGAAGCTCTATGACAGCACGGGCTTCGAGACGATCTCGGTGCGCAAGCGCTACTACCAGCCAGGTGACGTGGACGCGATCATCATGCGGTTGAAGCTCCAGGAGGTGGGACGATGA
- the tsaB gene encoding tRNA (adenosine(37)-N6)-threonylcarbamoyltransferase complex dimerization subunit type 1 TsaB: MSRVVLSIDTSTLVSVAVSTGPDWALGGSDDPRGHTETVAPLIHSQLSRLGLTPADVTDVVVGNGPGPFTGLRVGIVTGLVFGHALGIPVHGVCSLDALAQQAVEQVGSGEFVVATDARRKEVYWARYRVDPSRPQEDQALRLTEPAVIRPADLPEGVRSLPTAGQGPTIYPNLFPRPVGVVGVSAGLLGHIAVQRLSQGETLPVEPLYLRRPDALTTAERAKS; encoded by the coding sequence ATGAGTCGTGTGGTGCTGTCCATCGACACCTCCACCCTCGTCTCGGTCGCCGTCTCGACCGGGCCTGACTGGGCGCTGGGCGGGTCCGACGACCCGCGAGGACACACCGAGACGGTCGCTCCACTGATCCACTCCCAGCTCTCTCGGCTGGGCCTGACCCCGGCCGACGTCACCGACGTGGTGGTCGGCAACGGCCCGGGGCCGTTCACCGGGCTGCGGGTCGGGATCGTCACCGGGCTCGTCTTCGGTCACGCCCTCGGCATCCCCGTCCACGGCGTGTGCAGCCTCGACGCGCTGGCGCAGCAGGCCGTGGAACAGGTCGGGTCAGGCGAGTTCGTCGTGGCAACCGACGCGCGACGCAAGGAGGTCTACTGGGCCCGCTACCGCGTCGACCCCTCGCGTCCCCAGGAGGACCAGGCCCTGCGCCTCACCGAACCAGCCGTGATCCGGCCTGCGGACCTGCCCGAGGGCGTGCGATCCCTCCCGACGGCCGGCCAGGGGCCGACGATCTATCCCAACCTCTTCCCGCGTCCGGTGGGCGTCGTCGGCGTCTCCGCCGGCTTGCTCGGTCACATTGCGGTGCAACGGCTCTCGCAAGGGGAGACCCTGCCGGTCGAGCCGCTCTACCTGCGTCGCCCCGACGCCCTCACGACTGCCGAGCGGGCCAAGTCATGA
- the tsaE gene encoding tRNA (adenosine(37)-N6)-threonylcarbamoyltransferase complex ATPase subunit type 1 TsaE, whose protein sequence is MPDVASPPLVTPEDTRAWGARLGRLLSAGDLVVLTGGLGAGKTTLTQGLAEGVGVRGPITSPTFVIARVHPSVTGGPALVHVDAYRLGGFAELDDLDLDTSLEESVTVVEWGHGLAEDLADDRLEVTLTGESTRQARVQSHGGRWDGVDLTSLEVPV, encoded by the coding sequence GTGCCTGACGTCGCTTCGCCCCCGCTCGTCACTCCCGAGGACACCCGCGCCTGGGGCGCTCGGTTGGGCAGGCTGTTGTCCGCAGGCGACCTGGTGGTGCTCACCGGTGGGTTGGGGGCTGGCAAGACCACGCTCACCCAGGGTCTGGCGGAGGGGGTCGGGGTGCGCGGCCCGATCACCTCGCCGACGTTCGTCATCGCCCGGGTGCACCCGTCGGTGACCGGCGGGCCAGCGCTCGTGCACGTCGACGCCTACCGGCTGGGCGGGTTCGCCGAGCTCGACGACCTCGACCTCGACACCTCGTTGGAGGAGTCCGTGACCGTCGTCGAATGGGGTCACGGCCTCGCGGAGGACCTCGCCGACGACCGGCTCGAGGTGACCCTCACCGGGGAGTCGACGCGCCAGGCCCGTGTCCAGTCCCACGGCGGCCGCTGGGACGGCGTCGACCTGACTTCCCTGGAGGTGCCGGTATGA
- a CDS encoding alpha/beta fold hydrolase, whose amino-acid sequence MSPANRGLIGLGVGLAAAGAATAAGIAAGRVSKERHARLSVLAPAGAYAHTPDRELVVVADDGVPLHVEIDEPEPSAAAGPGEPADKPTVVFSHGFCLSLESWVLQRKALVRNGYRVVTWDQRGHGRSGRGSEASCDIDQLGRDLSRVIEETTPSGQLVLIGHSMGGMTMMALAGEHPELVRDRVVATAFVATSAGGAQLVSLGFGQYFGKLVGRFGPGVLDRLSARPGLVRTALRAGRDIEEFLVERWSFASPVPPAAVRLTGDMIFGTPLDVMADFLPTFDRHDKRHALVHFHGVEVLVLNGVHDVLTPPDHSEEIVRLVPGAEHVVIEEAGHIIMLEHPEVLNEQFEALIDRGMRAAAEGVKVARKPRVRRTVTDLAKRRKVARARRGEGRA is encoded by the coding sequence GTGAGTCCAGCCAACCGCGGGCTGATCGGGCTCGGCGTCGGTCTGGCGGCTGCAGGGGCCGCGACCGCCGCAGGCATCGCCGCCGGACGGGTGAGCAAGGAACGGCACGCGCGGCTGTCGGTGCTGGCACCCGCGGGCGCCTACGCCCACACGCCCGACAGGGAGCTCGTCGTCGTCGCGGACGACGGAGTGCCGCTGCACGTCGAGATCGATGAACCCGAGCCGTCTGCGGCTGCGGGCCCCGGTGAGCCCGCGGACAAGCCGACGGTCGTGTTCTCGCACGGGTTCTGCCTCAGCCTGGAGAGCTGGGTGCTGCAGCGGAAGGCACTGGTGCGCAACGGCTACCGCGTCGTGACGTGGGACCAGCGCGGGCACGGACGGTCTGGCCGGGGCAGTGAGGCGTCGTGCGACATCGACCAGCTCGGCCGCGACCTGTCCCGCGTGATCGAGGAGACCACGCCGTCCGGGCAGCTCGTCCTCATCGGTCACTCGATGGGTGGCATGACGATGATGGCGCTCGCCGGCGAGCACCCTGAGCTGGTGCGCGACCGGGTGGTGGCGACGGCGTTCGTGGCGACCAGCGCCGGCGGGGCACAGCTCGTCTCGCTCGGCTTCGGACAGTACTTCGGCAAGCTGGTGGGCCGGTTCGGGCCCGGCGTGCTCGACCGGCTGTCCGCCCGTCCGGGTCTGGTGCGCACCGCACTGCGGGCCGGCCGCGACATCGAGGAGTTCCTCGTCGAGCGCTGGAGCTTCGCGTCACCGGTCCCGCCTGCAGCCGTACGGCTCACCGGCGACATGATCTTCGGGACCCCGCTCGACGTGATGGCCGACTTCCTGCCGACCTTCGACCGGCACGACAAGCGGCACGCGCTGGTGCACTTCCACGGCGTCGAGGTGCTGGTGCTCAACGGAGTCCACGACGTGCTCACGCCGCCCGACCACAGCGAGGAGATCGTCCGGCTGGTGCCGGGCGCCGAGCACGTGGTGATCGAGGAAGCCGGGCACATCATCATGCTCGAGCACCCTGAGGTGCTGAACGAGCAGTTCGAGGCGCTGATCGACCGGGGCATGCGAGCTGCCGCCGAGGGCGTGAAGGTCGCGCGCAAGCCGCGGGTCCGTCGCACCGTGACCGACCTCGCCAAGCGTCGCAAGGTCGCCAGGGCCCGTCGTGGAGAAGGCCGTGCCTGA